One Brachybacterium kimchii genomic window carries:
- a CDS encoding sugar-binding transcriptional regulator: MPADDGSLKAHLATEYYLRNRSKVDIAKEHGLSRFQVARMLEEARAQGIVRIQIHDPAESGRDLAPLAEKLGISRVVVASPRVDETMRAALARQVGRLLPDLLHDGGRLGVAWSRTLMHLPDSLDALPRVDVVQLVGPLSAPGYSSAHSSALIHTLGSFAGGGIWALPTPLIVDSPEVAASLRGMDEVRSALEAADEIDVATVSIGAWWPGASTLWSRLSEDERGRAREAGVVAECAGVLVDAEGRVARAGIEERVIGVGAEQLRRAHVVAVAPAVGHPEAVVAAARAGLVDDLVLSSELAAQVADLLG, from the coding sequence ATGCCCGCGGACGACGGCTCCCTCAAGGCGCACCTGGCGACCGAGTACTACCTCCGGAACCGCTCGAAGGTGGACATCGCCAAGGAGCACGGGCTCTCGCGCTTCCAGGTCGCGCGGATGCTCGAGGAGGCTCGCGCGCAGGGCATCGTGCGGATCCAGATCCACGACCCGGCGGAGTCGGGGCGCGACCTTGCGCCGCTCGCCGAGAAGCTCGGCATCTCCCGCGTCGTCGTCGCCTCCCCGCGCGTGGACGAGACCATGCGCGCGGCCCTCGCCCGGCAGGTCGGACGGCTGCTTCCCGACCTCCTGCACGACGGCGGGCGGCTCGGGGTCGCCTGGTCGCGCACTCTCATGCACCTGCCCGACTCGCTCGACGCCCTGCCCAGGGTCGATGTCGTCCAGCTCGTCGGCCCGCTCAGCGCTCCCGGGTACTCGAGCGCGCACTCCTCGGCCCTCATCCACACGCTCGGATCGTTCGCGGGCGGTGGCATCTGGGCCCTGCCCACTCCGCTGATCGTCGACTCGCCCGAGGTCGCGGCCTCCCTGCGCGGCATGGACGAGGTGCGCTCCGCCCTCGAGGCGGCCGACGAGATCGACGTCGCGACCGTCTCGATCGGCGCCTGGTGGCCCGGCGCCTCGACCCTGTGGAGCCGGCTGTCCGAGGACGAGCGCGGCAGGGCCCGCGAGGCGGGCGTGGTCGCCGAGTGCGCGGGCGTCCTCGTGGACGCCGAGGGCCGGGTCGCGCGGGCCGGCATCGAGGAGCGCGTGATCGGGGTCGGCGCCGAGCAGCTGAGGCGGGCCCACGTGGTCGCGGTGGCCCCGGCCGTGGGCCATCCCGAGGCCGTGGTCGCAGCCGCCCGTGCGGGACTCGTCGACGACCTCGTGCTCTCCTCCGAGCTCGCGGCCCAGGTCGCCGATCTGCTCGGCTGA
- a CDS encoding mannitol dehydrogenase family protein has translation MTSLNAAALPEIAAAGRIPVPDVPLEERSVGIVHFGVGGFHRAHQAMFLDRLMRAGRDRDWALCGVGLLPGDARMRDALAAQDGLYTLVTKAPDGTQDPRVIGSIADYLFAPDDPEAVLARMSDASTRIVSLTVTEGGYNYNPSTGEFQRETPAVTEDLRTAFGGEGSGAGDGAGKAADGGDAPVGHPQTMFGFLVEALRRRREAGTPPFTVMSCDNVRGNGDLAKRMILAYAQLRDEAGLHGDAPMAPWIDEHVAFPNCMVDRITPVTAESDIEMISREYDVQDAWPVVSEDFVQWVLEDSFPLGRPAWEEVGVQMVEDVEPYELMKLRLLNCSHQAIAYFGLLLGQTFAHEAAQDEDLAPFTRTLYMDREGTPTVPDVPGIDLDAYKDELMARFSNAHVRDTLARLAAESSDRIPTWMVPVIQENLEAGRDVSACAAIVASWARYAEGTGENGEEWPVVDRLHDRVMAAAAKHDEDPLAFLRDAELFGDLVEHEAFTTPYLHALEVLRTRGARALLQELHAQV, from the coding sequence ATGACCTCCCTGAACGCCGCCGCCCTGCCCGAGATCGCGGCCGCGGGCCGGATCCCGGTCCCTGATGTCCCGCTCGAGGAGAGGTCCGTCGGCATCGTCCACTTCGGCGTCGGCGGCTTCCACCGCGCCCACCAGGCGATGTTCCTGGACCGCCTCATGCGCGCCGGCCGCGACCGCGACTGGGCCCTGTGCGGCGTGGGCCTGCTGCCCGGCGATGCACGCATGCGCGACGCCCTCGCCGCGCAGGACGGGCTGTACACCCTGGTCACGAAGGCGCCCGACGGCACCCAGGACCCGCGGGTGATCGGCTCGATCGCCGACTACCTTTTCGCGCCCGACGACCCGGAGGCCGTGCTCGCGCGCATGAGCGATGCGAGCACCCGCATCGTCTCCCTCACCGTCACCGAGGGCGGCTACAACTACAACCCCTCGACCGGCGAGTTCCAGCGCGAGACGCCCGCCGTCACCGAGGACCTGCGCACCGCCTTCGGCGGCGAGGGGAGCGGGGCCGGGGATGGGGCCGGCAAAGCGGCCGACGGCGGGGACGCGCCCGTCGGCCACCCGCAGACGATGTTCGGCTTCCTCGTCGAGGCGCTGCGTCGCCGCCGCGAGGCCGGCACGCCCCCGTTCACGGTCATGTCCTGCGACAACGTGCGCGGCAACGGGGATCTCGCCAAGCGCATGATCCTCGCGTATGCGCAGTTGCGCGACGAGGCCGGCCTGCACGGCGATGCGCCCATGGCCCCGTGGATCGACGAGCACGTCGCCTTCCCCAACTGCATGGTCGACCGGATCACCCCGGTCACCGCCGAGTCCGACATCGAGATGATCTCCCGCGAGTACGACGTCCAGGACGCCTGGCCCGTGGTCAGCGAGGACTTCGTGCAGTGGGTGCTCGAGGACTCCTTCCCCCTGGGCCGCCCGGCCTGGGAGGAGGTGGGGGTGCAGATGGTCGAGGACGTCGAGCCCTACGAACTCATGAAGCTGCGCCTGCTGAACTGCTCCCACCAGGCCATCGCCTACTTCGGGCTGCTGCTCGGGCAGACCTTCGCCCACGAGGCCGCGCAGGACGAGGACCTCGCCCCCTTCACCCGCACCCTGTACATGGACCGGGAGGGCACGCCCACGGTCCCCGACGTCCCCGGCATCGACCTCGACGCCTACAAGGACGAGCTCATGGCGCGCTTCTCCAACGCGCACGTGCGCGACACCCTCGCCCGCCTCGCCGCCGAGTCCAGCGACCGCATCCCCACCTGGATGGTCCCCGTGATCCAGGAGAACCTCGAGGCCGGGCGCGACGTGAGCGCATGCGCGGCGATCGTCGCCTCCTGGGCCCGCTACGCCGAGGGCACGGGCGAGAACGGCGAGGAGTGGCCCGTCGTCGACCGCCTGCACGACCGCGTCATGGCCGCCGCCGCGAAGCACGACGAGGACCCCCTCGCGTTCCTGCGCGATGCGGAGCTCTTCGGCGACCTCGTCGAGCACGAGGCCTTCACGACCCCGTACCTCCACGCGCTCGAGGTGCTGCGCACCCGCGGCGCCCGGGCCCTCCTCCAGGAGCTGCACGCGCAGGTGTGA
- a CDS encoding ABC transporter substrate-binding protein codes for MPHLRSRTSPPPSAAPAPTALRTPASRPSRRTVLGASALGAGAATLGLAGCGSGSSGGKQSIVVAIVSNPQMQDAIGLVDHFRADHPDVDVRFVSLPENEARAKITASVASGGGEFDVVMISNYETPLWAKNGWLTDLQPFIDKTDGYDPEDFIPTIREALTSGKSMHSVPFYGESAFLVYRKDLFDEAGLTMPGHPSWDDIRSFAKTLHDPENGMSGIALRGLAGWGENLAPINTAINTFGGCWFDMDWAPRLDSEEVREAVSTYVDTVRTWGQPGAATSGFGECLTQFSQGNAAMWFDASSMVSGIENPDSSTVVGKTDYTLGPTVETESTGWLYSWALAIPETSTKKQAAWDFIAWMTHPDYFQLVGKEVGWEALPPGSRSSTYEIPEYKKLAAHYATPTLDSMDNATQEKAMTQEVPYPGLQFVGIPEFQDLGTRVGQQLSAAIAGGQSVEDALSQAQTFAASVARTYGWEG; via the coding sequence ATGCCGCACCTCCGATCCCGCACCTCACCACCGCCGTCGGCCGCCCCGGCCCCAACGGCCCTCCGAACCCCCGCCTCCCGCCCGAGCCGGCGCACGGTCCTGGGCGCGAGCGCGCTCGGCGCCGGCGCGGCGACCCTGGGCCTGGCCGGATGCGGCTCGGGCAGCAGCGGCGGGAAGCAGTCCATCGTCGTCGCGATCGTCTCGAACCCGCAGATGCAGGACGCGATCGGGCTCGTCGACCACTTCCGGGCGGACCACCCCGACGTGGACGTGCGCTTCGTGTCCCTCCCGGAGAACGAGGCCCGCGCGAAGATCACCGCGTCGGTCGCCTCGGGCGGCGGCGAGTTCGACGTCGTGATGATCTCCAACTACGAGACCCCGCTGTGGGCGAAGAACGGCTGGCTGACCGACCTGCAGCCGTTCATCGACAAGACCGACGGCTACGACCCCGAGGACTTCATCCCCACGATCCGCGAGGCCCTGACCTCCGGGAAGTCGATGCACTCGGTGCCGTTTTACGGCGAGAGCGCGTTCCTCGTCTACCGCAAGGACCTCTTCGACGAGGCCGGGCTGACCATGCCCGGCCACCCCAGCTGGGACGACATCCGCTCCTTCGCGAAGACCCTGCACGACCCGGAGAACGGCATGTCCGGCATCGCCCTGCGCGGCCTCGCCGGCTGGGGCGAGAACCTCGCGCCCATCAACACGGCCATCAACACCTTCGGCGGCTGCTGGTTCGACATGGACTGGGCGCCGCGGCTGGACTCCGAGGAGGTCCGCGAGGCCGTCTCCACCTACGTCGACACCGTGCGCACCTGGGGCCAGCCGGGCGCGGCGACCTCCGGCTTCGGCGAGTGCCTCACCCAGTTCTCCCAGGGCAACGCGGCCATGTGGTTCGACGCCTCCTCGATGGTCTCCGGGATCGAGAACCCCGACTCCTCGACCGTGGTCGGCAAGACCGACTACACGCTCGGGCCGACGGTCGAGACCGAGTCCACCGGCTGGCTCTACTCGTGGGCGCTCGCGATCCCCGAGACCTCCACGAAGAAGCAGGCCGCCTGGGACTTCATCGCCTGGATGACCCACCCCGACTACTTCCAGCTGGTCGGCAAGGAGGTGGGCTGGGAGGCGCTGCCCCCGGGGTCCCGCAGCTCGACCTACGAGATCCCCGAGTACAAGAAGCTCGCCGCCCACTACGCGACCCCCACCCTCGACTCGATGGACAACGCGACGCAGGAGAAGGCCATGACCCAGGAGGTCCCCTACCCCGGACTGCAGTTCGTCGGCATCCCCGAGTTCCAGGACCTGGGCACCAGGGTGGGCCAGCAGCTCTCCGCGGCGATCGCCGGCGGGCAGAGCGTCGAGGACGCCCTCTCCCAGGCGCAGACCTTCGCCGCGTCCGTCGCCCGCACCTACGGATGGGAGGGCTGA